One genomic segment of Mangifera indica cultivar Alphonso chromosome 6, CATAS_Mindica_2.1, whole genome shotgun sequence includes these proteins:
- the LOC123219048 gene encoding uncharacterized protein LOC123219048: protein MGNCIRRESSNMVWAGDDWEYSSASKHRLGIGGSSRVMDDHNHDHDDDVSTEKQRLLPSEKREFSNSLSSSSSTREVKIKISKRELEELVHRVDMQGLSLEQILTKLIDANIDQQQQQHPLEHQRSWRPVLQSIPEVN from the coding sequence ATGGGAAATTGTATTAGACGGGAGTCGTCAAACATGGTGTGGGCTGGCGATGACTGGGAGTATTCCTCGGCGTCGAAGCACAGGCTTGGAATTGGAGGTAGCAGTAGAGTAATGGATGATCATAATCATGATCATGATGATGATGTTAGCACAGAGAAGCAGAGGCTGCTGCCAAGTGAGAAGAGAGAGTTTTCGAATTCGTTATCATCATCTTCGTCTACAAGGGAGGTGAAGATAAAGATTTCGAAGAGGGAGCTGGAGGAGTTGGTGCACAGAGTTGACATGCAAGGCCTGTCTCTTGAACAAATCCTGACAAAGTTGATTGATGCTAATATTGatcagcagcagcagcagcatcCTCTGGAGCACCAACGGTCATGGAGGCCGGTCCTGCAGAGCATTCCAGaggttaattaa
- the LOC123219049 gene encoding uncharacterized GPI-anchored protein At1g61900-like isoform X1 — protein sequence MSEGVSLKLRHNMVLLLVFLLLLCFHESCCSQLYNIKDSVLINKQGDALLPEISPTVSPQPYLPLLAPSPLAPFTNNTVPKLSGHCTLNFTAAESLMTMTAIDCWAFFAPVLAHVMCCPQLDATVVILIGQSSKETDVLALNETLAEHCLSDIEQLLVAQGASDNLQQICSIHSSNLTEASCPVKGVDEFESAVDSSKLLAACEKIDPVKECCEEVCQNAISDAATRIALKASDPLNMGGPNVLPQHSTRINDCKTVVLRWLASKLGQTRAKEVLRRLSNCNVNKVCPLAFPNTKHVAKSCRNDISNQTACCTAMESYVSHLQKQSLITNLQALDCATQLGMKLQKSNITTDVYKLCHLSLKDFTLQAAEGQEAGCLLPSLPSDATFDKSGISFICDLNDNIPAPWPSSSQLPSPSCNKTVRIPALPAAASAQSGLYNEDLKFYQLLASLLILLMLV from the exons ATGAGTGAAGGGGTGTCTCTGAAGCTGCGTCACAATATGGTTCTTTTACTTGTGTTTCTGTTGCTTCTAT GTTTCCATGAATCTTGTTGCAGTCaactatataatattaaagattcTGTATTGATAAACAAACAAGGAGATGCCCTTTTGCCTGAGATTTCTCCTACAGTGTCTCCTCAGCCCTATCTTCCCCTTCTAGCCCCTTCACCATTGGCACCTTTCACAAATAATACTGTCCCAAAACTATCAG gACATTGTACGTTAAACTTCACTGCAGCTGAAAGCTTGATGACCATGACCGCAATTGATTGCTGGGCCTTTTTTGCCCCAGTGTTGGCTCATGTAATGTGTTGTCCACAGCTAGATGCCACTGTTGTGATTCTTATTGGTCAGTCCAGTAAAGAAACTGATGTGCTTGCTTTAAACGAGACCCTTGCTGAGCATTGCCTCTCTGATATTGAGCAACTTTTGGTGGCCCAGGGTGCTTCTGACAATCTTCAGCAGATATGTTCTATTCATTCATCAAACCTCACTGAAGCATCTTGTCCTGTTAAAGGGGTTGATGAGTTTGAGAGCGCTGTGGATTCCTCTAAACTTCTTGCTGCCTGTGAAAAGATTGATCCTGTGAAAGAATGTTGTGAGGAAGTTTGTCAGAATGCCATATCAGATGCTGCTACAAGGATTGCATTAAAAGCTTCTGATCCCTTGAACATGGGTGGGCCCAATGTTCTACCTCAACACTCAACTAGAATAAATGATTGTAAAACTGTTGTTCTCCGATGGCTGGCCAGTAAACTTGGTCAGACTCGTGCAAAGGAAGTTCTTAGAAGATTATCTAATTGCAATGTTAACAAAG TTTGCCCTTTGGCATTTCCCAACACGAAGCATGTTGCAAAGAGCTGCAGAAATGATATTAGTAATCAGACAGCTTGCTGTACTGCCATGGAGAGCTATGTATCACACTTACAGAAGCAGAGCCTCATTACCAACTTGCAAGCTTTAGATTGTGCTACACAACTGGGAATGAAGTTACAAAAGTCAAATATAACGACAGATGTTTATAAACTCTGCCATCTAAGTCTCAAGGATTTCACTTTACAAG CTGCTGAAGGTCAAG AAGCTGGTTGCCTCCTGCCAAGCCTGCCTTCAGATGCAACATTTGACAAGTCTGGTATCAGCTTTATTTGTGATCTCAATGACAACATTCCAGCCCCGTGGCCTTCTTCATCTCAATTACCATCTCCATCATGCAATAAAA CTGTAAGGATTCCTGCACTTCCAGCAGCTGCATCTGCACAAAGTG GTCTTTATAAtgaagatttgaaattttatcaacTCCTTGCTTCCTTGTTGATTCTCTTGATGCTCGTATAG
- the LOC123219049 gene encoding uncharacterized GPI-anchored protein At1g61900-like isoform X2, producing the protein MSEGVSLKLRHNMVLLLVFLLLLCFHESCCSQLYNIKDSVLINKQGDALLPEISPTVSPQPYLPLLAPSPLAPFTNNTVPKLSGHCTLNFTAAESLMTMTAIDCWAFFAPVLAHVMCCPQLDATVVILIGQSSKETDVLALNETLAEHCLSDIEQLLVAQGASDNLQQICSIHSSNLTEASCPVKGVDEFESAVDSSKLLAACEKIDPVKECCEEVCQNAISDAATRIALKASDPLNMGGPNVLPQHSTRINDCKTVVLRWLASKLGQTRAKEVLRRLSNCNVNKVCPLAFPNTKHVAKSCRNDISNQTACCTAMESYVSHLQKQSLITNLQALDCATQLGMKLQKSNITTDVYKLCHLSLKDFTLQAAEGQEAGCLLPSLPSDATFDKSGISFICDLNDNIPAPWPSSSQLPSPSCNKTVRIPALPAAASAQSV; encoded by the exons ATGAGTGAAGGGGTGTCTCTGAAGCTGCGTCACAATATGGTTCTTTTACTTGTGTTTCTGTTGCTTCTAT GTTTCCATGAATCTTGTTGCAGTCaactatataatattaaagattcTGTATTGATAAACAAACAAGGAGATGCCCTTTTGCCTGAGATTTCTCCTACAGTGTCTCCTCAGCCCTATCTTCCCCTTCTAGCCCCTTCACCATTGGCACCTTTCACAAATAATACTGTCCCAAAACTATCAG gACATTGTACGTTAAACTTCACTGCAGCTGAAAGCTTGATGACCATGACCGCAATTGATTGCTGGGCCTTTTTTGCCCCAGTGTTGGCTCATGTAATGTGTTGTCCACAGCTAGATGCCACTGTTGTGATTCTTATTGGTCAGTCCAGTAAAGAAACTGATGTGCTTGCTTTAAACGAGACCCTTGCTGAGCATTGCCTCTCTGATATTGAGCAACTTTTGGTGGCCCAGGGTGCTTCTGACAATCTTCAGCAGATATGTTCTATTCATTCATCAAACCTCACTGAAGCATCTTGTCCTGTTAAAGGGGTTGATGAGTTTGAGAGCGCTGTGGATTCCTCTAAACTTCTTGCTGCCTGTGAAAAGATTGATCCTGTGAAAGAATGTTGTGAGGAAGTTTGTCAGAATGCCATATCAGATGCTGCTACAAGGATTGCATTAAAAGCTTCTGATCCCTTGAACATGGGTGGGCCCAATGTTCTACCTCAACACTCAACTAGAATAAATGATTGTAAAACTGTTGTTCTCCGATGGCTGGCCAGTAAACTTGGTCAGACTCGTGCAAAGGAAGTTCTTAGAAGATTATCTAATTGCAATGTTAACAAAG TTTGCCCTTTGGCATTTCCCAACACGAAGCATGTTGCAAAGAGCTGCAGAAATGATATTAGTAATCAGACAGCTTGCTGTACTGCCATGGAGAGCTATGTATCACACTTACAGAAGCAGAGCCTCATTACCAACTTGCAAGCTTTAGATTGTGCTACACAACTGGGAATGAAGTTACAAAAGTCAAATATAACGACAGATGTTTATAAACTCTGCCATCTAAGTCTCAAGGATTTCACTTTACAAG CTGCTGAAGGTCAAG AAGCTGGTTGCCTCCTGCCAAGCCTGCCTTCAGATGCAACATTTGACAAGTCTGGTATCAGCTTTATTTGTGATCTCAATGACAACATTCCAGCCCCGTGGCCTTCTTCATCTCAATTACCATCTCCATCATGCAATAAAA CTGTAAGGATTCCTGCACTTCCAGCAGCTGCATCTGCACAAAGTG TTTGA
- the LOC123219050 gene encoding protein DETOXIFICATION 40-like yields the protein MADSNEHVTYSNEVLEPLLQRKQSAPEPVSAALENALSDTSLSYFNRLRKATFIELNTLFRLAGPAIVVYLLNNIVSMSTQIFCGHLGNLELAAASLGNTGIQVFAYGLMLGMGSAVETLCGQAYGAHKYHMLGVYLQRSTILLTATGIPLMFIYIFSKQILLLLGESSSIASSAAIFVYGLIPQIFAYAANFPIQKFLQAQSIVFPSAYISAAALVVHLLLSWLAIYKFGWGLLGASLVLSLSWWIVVVAQFVYILTSERCKHTWTGFTLQAFSGLWEFLKLSTASAVMLCLETWYYQIIVLIAGLLPDAEIALDSLSICMTISGWVYMIAVGFNAAASVRVSNELGAEHPKSSAFAVVIVTSSSFLIALFLAVLVIIFRHSISYIFTSGSTVSNAVAELSPYLAFSIILNGIQPVLSGVAVGCGWQAFVAYVNVGCYYVIGIPLGCLLGFKFDFGAKGIWSGMIGGTLIQTVILIYVTFRTDWNKEVEKTKGRLEKWEDPKEPVLT from the exons ATGGCCGATTCTAATGAACACGTCACCTACAGCAATGAGGTCCTTGAACCCTTATTGCAACGCAAACAATCAGCACCAGAGCCAGTGAGTGCCGCTCTTGAAAACGCTCTATCCGACACCAGCTTGTCATACTTCAACCGGCTCAGAAAGGCCACTTTCATCGAACTCAACACCCTCTTTCGCCTGGCAGGCCCTGCCATCGTTGTGTATTTGCTCAACAACATCGTCTCCATGTCCACTCAGATCTTCTGTGGCCATCTCGGCAATCTCGAACTCGCTGCTGCCTCTCTTGGCAACACAGGAATCCAAGTTTTCGCTTATGGGCTCATG TTAGGAATGGGAAGTGCGGTGGAGACTTTATGTGGCCAAGCTTATGGGGCACACAAATATCATATGCTGGGAGTTTATCTTCAAAGATCAACAATTCTTTTAACTGCAACCGGAATCCCACTTAtgtttatttacatattttctaaacaaattttactcttaCTAGGTGAATCCAGTTCCATTGCATCTTCTGCAGCAATCTTTGTTTATGGTCTCATTCCTCAAATATTTGCCTACGCTGCAAACTTTCCCATACAAAAATTCCTGCAAGCCCAAAGCATAGTCTTCCCCAGTGCATACATTTCAGCTGCCGCGCTCGTGGTGCACCTTTTGCTAAGTTGGCTGGCGATTTACAAGTTCGGTTGGGGGCTGCTCGGCGCATCGTTGGTGTTGAGTTTGTCGTGGTGGATAGTAGTGGTGGCGCAGTTTGTGTATATTTTAACAAGTGAGAGGTGTAAGCATACTTGGACTGGGTTCACTTTACAGGCGTTTTCTGGGTTATGGGAATTCCTGAAATTGTCGACGGCTTCAGCCGTAATGCTGTGCCTTGAAACTTGGTACTACCAGATAATTGTTTTGATTGCTGGATTGCTCCCAGATGCAGAAATCGCTTTGGACTCTCTCTCCATCTG CATGACGATTTCTGGATGGGTTTATATGATTGCAGTAGGTTTCAATGCGGCAGCAAG tgTGAGAGTAAGCAATGAGCTTGGGGCCGAGCATCCGAAATCATCGGCATTTGCAGTGGTGATAGTAACTTCAAGCTCATTTTTAATCGCTTTGTTTTTGGCTGTACTGGTGATTATATTCCGCCATAGCATCAGCTATATCTTCACCAGCGGCTCCACCGTTTCGAATGCCGTCGCTGAACTCTCTCCCTACCTTGCTTTCTCCATCATTCTCAATGGTATTCAGCCTGTATTATCAg GAGTTGCCGTCGGATGTGGATGGCAAGCATTTGTCGCTTATGTTAACGTGGGTTGCTACTATGTAATTGGCATCCCATTGGGTTGCCTTCTCGGCTTCAAATTCGATTTTGGTGCTAAG GGAATATGGTCAGGCATGATTGGAGGAACTCTCATTCAAACTGTCATCTTAATATATGTCACATTTCGAACCGACTGGAACAAAGAG GTGGAGAAAACAAAAGGTCGTTTGGAGAAGTGGGAAGACCCAAAGGAGCCCGTTTTGACTTAA
- the LOC123219052 gene encoding peroxisomal (S)-2-hydroxy-acid oxidase-like isoform X1, whose amino-acid sequence MEITNVMEYEAIAKQKLPKMIFDYYAAGAEDQWTLKENRNAFSRILFRPRILIDVSKIDMTTTVLGFKISMPIMIAPTAMQKMAHPEGEFATARAASAAGTIMTLSSWATSSVEEVASTGPGIRFFQLYVFKDRNVVRQLVRRAERAGFKAIALTVDTPRLGRREADIKNRFALPSHLTLKNFEGLDLGKIDKTNDSGLASYVAGQVDRSLNWKDVQWLKTITPLPIIVKGIITAEDAILAIQHGAAGIIVSNHGARQLDYVPATIMALEEVVKAVKGRIPVFLDGGVRRGTDVFKALALGASGVFIGRPVVFSLAADGEAGVRKVLQMLRDEFELTMALSGCRSLKEITRNHIVTDWDVPRAISRL is encoded by the exons ATGGAGATAACTAATGTAATGGAGTATGAGGCCATTGCCAAGCAGAAATTGCCAAAGATGATTTTTGACTACTATGCAGCAGGTGCAGAGGACCAGTGGACTCTTAAGGAAAACCGGAATGCATTCTCTAGGATTTT gTTTCGACCACGCATTCTCATTGATGTAAGCAAGATCGACATGACAACAACTGTGTTGGGGTTTAAGATTTCAATGCCCATCATGATTGCTCCTACAGCTATGCAGAAAATGGCCCATCCTGAAG GAGAGTTTGCAACTGCAAGAGCAGCCTCTGCAGCTGGCACAATTATG ACACTTTCCTCATGGGCTACATCCAGTGTTGAGGAGGTTGCTTCAACGGGACCTGGCATTCGTTTTTTCCAACTCTAT GTGTTCAAAGACAGGAATGTGGTTAGACAACTAGTGAGAAGAGCTGAAAGGGCTGGTTTCAAGGCAATTGCCCTTACTGTGGATACTCCGAGGCTTGGCCGTCGGGAAGCAGATATCAAGAACAG ATTTGCTTTGCCTTCACATCTGACCTTAAAAAACTTTGAGGGCTTGGATCTTGGCAAGATAGATAAG ACTAATGACTCTGGATTAGCTTCATATGTTGCTGGCCAAGTTGATCGATCTCTTAACTGGAAG GATGTCCAGTGGCTTAAAACAATCACACCATTGCCAATTATAGTAAAGGGCATTATTACCGCTGAGGATG CAATTCTAGCTATACAACATGGAGCTGCAGGAATCATTGTTTCTAATCATGGAGCTCGCCAGCTAGATTATGTTCCTGCAACTATAATGGCTCTGGAAGAG GTCGTTAAAGCTGTAAAAGGTCGAATTCCTGTTTTTCTTGATGGTGGAGTTCGACGTGGAACAGATGTCTTCAAGGCTTTGGCTCTAGGAGCATCTGGGGTTTTT ATTGGAAGGCCAGTAGTGTTCTCATTAGCTGCTGATGGTGAGGCTGGTGTTAGGAAAGTACTGCAGATGCTTCGTGACGAGTTTGAGCTAACCATGGCACTAAGTGGCTGTCGTTCACTCAAGGAGATTACTCGTAACCACATTGTGACTGATTGGGACGTACCTCGTGCTATATCCAGGTTATAA
- the LOC123219052 gene encoding peroxisomal (S)-2-hydroxy-acid oxidase-like isoform X2 — MEITNVMEYEAIAKQKLPKMIFDYYAAGAEDQWTLKENRNAFSRILFRPRILIDVSKIDMTTTVLGFKISMPIMIAPTAMQKMAHPEGEFATARAASAAGTIMTLSSWATSSVEEVASTGPGIRFFQLYVFKDRNVVRQLVRRAERAGFKAIALTVDTPRLGRREADIKNRFALPSHLTLKNFEGLDLGKIDKTNDSGLASYVAGQVDRSLNWKDVQWLKTITPLPIIVKGIITAEDAILAIQHGAAGIIVSNHGARQLDYVPATIMALEEIGRPVVFSLAADGEAGVRKVLQMLRDEFELTMALSGCRSLKEITRNHIVTDWDVPRAISRL; from the exons ATGGAGATAACTAATGTAATGGAGTATGAGGCCATTGCCAAGCAGAAATTGCCAAAGATGATTTTTGACTACTATGCAGCAGGTGCAGAGGACCAGTGGACTCTTAAGGAAAACCGGAATGCATTCTCTAGGATTTT gTTTCGACCACGCATTCTCATTGATGTAAGCAAGATCGACATGACAACAACTGTGTTGGGGTTTAAGATTTCAATGCCCATCATGATTGCTCCTACAGCTATGCAGAAAATGGCCCATCCTGAAG GAGAGTTTGCAACTGCAAGAGCAGCCTCTGCAGCTGGCACAATTATG ACACTTTCCTCATGGGCTACATCCAGTGTTGAGGAGGTTGCTTCAACGGGACCTGGCATTCGTTTTTTCCAACTCTAT GTGTTCAAAGACAGGAATGTGGTTAGACAACTAGTGAGAAGAGCTGAAAGGGCTGGTTTCAAGGCAATTGCCCTTACTGTGGATACTCCGAGGCTTGGCCGTCGGGAAGCAGATATCAAGAACAG ATTTGCTTTGCCTTCACATCTGACCTTAAAAAACTTTGAGGGCTTGGATCTTGGCAAGATAGATAAG ACTAATGACTCTGGATTAGCTTCATATGTTGCTGGCCAAGTTGATCGATCTCTTAACTGGAAG GATGTCCAGTGGCTTAAAACAATCACACCATTGCCAATTATAGTAAAGGGCATTATTACCGCTGAGGATG CAATTCTAGCTATACAACATGGAGCTGCAGGAATCATTGTTTCTAATCATGGAGCTCGCCAGCTAGATTATGTTCCTGCAACTATAATGGCTCTGGAAGAG ATTGGAAGGCCAGTAGTGTTCTCATTAGCTGCTGATGGTGAGGCTGGTGTTAGGAAAGTACTGCAGATGCTTCGTGACGAGTTTGAGCTAACCATGGCACTAAGTGGCTGTCGTTCACTCAAGGAGATTACTCGTAACCACATTGTGACTGATTGGGACGTACCTCGTGCTATATCCAGGTTATAA
- the LOC123219053 gene encoding uncharacterized protein LOC123219053 isoform X1, with protein MITLPLTIKMKRNCNLELCLLPSSSSSSAAASEPEYGHPHHLQNIRDQESSSSQHSSQPSQQLTMFYNGRVCVCDVTEFQARNILLLASREMEESKNGDGIRTGVTASTVSIIQAVVFNFTN; from the exons ATGATCACTTTACCACTAACAATAAAGATGAAGCGCAACTGCAACTTGGAACTTTGCCTTCTtccttcttcctcctcctcctccgccGCCGCCTCAGAGCCCGAGTACGGCCACCCCCACCACCTCCAAAACAT AAGGGATCAAGAATCAAGTTCAAGCCAGCACAGTAGTCAACCGTCTCAACAGTTAACGATGTTCTACAATGGAAGGGTTTGCGTTTGCGATGTTACAGAGTTTCAg GCGAGGAACATTCTATTGTTGGCGAGTAGAGAAATGGAAGAGAGTAAAAACGGCGACGGGATCAGAACAGGCGTCACCGCCTCTACCGTGTCAATTATACAGGCTGTCGTCTTCAACTTCACTAATTAA
- the LOC123219053 gene encoding uncharacterized protein LOC123219053 isoform X2, with protein sequence MITLPLTIKMKRNCNLELCLLPSSSSSSAAASEPEYGHPHHLQNMDQESSSSQHSSQPSQQLTMFYNGRVCVCDVTEFQARNILLLASREMEESKNGDGIRTGVTASTVSIIQAVVFNFTN encoded by the exons ATGATCACTTTACCACTAACAATAAAGATGAAGCGCAACTGCAACTTGGAACTTTGCCTTCTtccttcttcctcctcctcctccgccGCCGCCTCAGAGCCCGAGTACGGCCACCCCCACCACCTCCAAAACAT GGATCAAGAATCAAGTTCAAGCCAGCACAGTAGTCAACCGTCTCAACAGTTAACGATGTTCTACAATGGAAGGGTTTGCGTTTGCGATGTTACAGAGTTTCAg GCGAGGAACATTCTATTGTTGGCGAGTAGAGAAATGGAAGAGAGTAAAAACGGCGACGGGATCAGAACAGGCGTCACCGCCTCTACCGTGTCAATTATACAGGCTGTCGTCTTCAACTTCACTAATTAA
- the LOC123219051 gene encoding protein DETOXIFICATION 40-like, whose translation MADSNEHVTYSNEVLEPLLQRKQSAPEPVSAALENTLSDTSLSYFNRLRKATFIELNTLFRLAGPAVVVYLLNNIISMSTQIFCGHLGNLELAAASLGNTGIQVFACGLMLGMGSAVETLCGQAYGAHKYHMLGVYLQRSTILLTATGIPLMFIYIFSKQILLLLGESSSIASSAAIFVYGLIPQIFAYAANFPIQKFLQAQSIVFPSAYISAAALVVHLVLSWLAIYKFGWGLLGASLVLSLSWWIVVVAQFVYILTSERCKHTWTGFTLQAFSGLWDFLKLSTASAVMLCLESWYYQIIVLIAGLLQDPEIALDSLSICMTISGWVYMIAVGFNAAASVRVSNELGAKHPKSSAFAVVVVTSSSFLIALFLAVLVIIFRHSISYIFTSGSTVSNAVAELSPYLAFSIILNGIQPVLSGVAVGCGWQAFVAYVNVGCYYVIGIPLGCLLGFKFDFGAKGIWSGMIGGTLIQTLILMYVTFRTDWNKEVEKTRSHLERWEDPKEPILT comes from the exons ATGGCCGATTCTAATGAACACGTCACCTACAGCAATGAGGTCCTTGAACCCTTATTGCAACGCAAACAATCCGCACCAGAGCCAGTGAGTGCCGCTCTTGAAAACACTCTATCCGACACCAGCTTGTCATACTTCAACCGGCTCAGAAAGGCCACTTTCATCGAACTCAACACCCTCTTTCGCCTGGCAGGCCCCGCCGTCGTTGTGTATTTGCTCAACAACATCATCTCCATGTCCACTCAGATCTTCTGTGGCCATCTCGGCAATCTCGAACTCGCTGCTGCCTCTCTTGGCAACACAGGAATCCAAGTTTTCGCTTGTGGGCTGATG TTAGGAATGGGAAGTGCGGTGGAGACTTTATGTGGCCAAGCTTATGGGGCACACAAATATCATATGCTGGGAGTTTATCTTCAAAGATCAACAATTCTTTTAACTGCAACCGGAATCCCACTTAtgtttatttacatattttctaaacaaattttactcttaCTAGGTGAATCCAGTTCCATTGCATCTTCTGCAGCAATCTTTGTTTATGGTCTTATTCCTCAAATATTTGCCTACGCTGCAAACTTTCCCATACAAAAATTCCTGCAAGCCCAAAGCATAGTCTTCCCCAGTGCATACATTTCAGCTGCCGCGCTCGTGGTGCACCTTGTGCTAAGTTGGCTGGCGATTTACAAGTTCGGTTGGGGGCTGCTCGGCGCATCGTTGGTGTTGAGTTTGTCGTGGTGGATAGTAGTGGTGGCGCAGTTTGTGTATATTTTAACAAGTGAGAGGTGTAAGCATACTTGGACTGGGTTCACTTTGCAGGCGTTTTCGGGGTTATGGGACTTCCTGAAATTGTCGACGGCTTCAGCCGTAATGCTGTGCCTTGAAAGTTGGTACTACCAGATAATTGTTTTGATTGCTGGATTGCTACAAGATCCAGAAATCGCTTTGGACTCTCTCTCCATCTG CATGACGATTAGTGGGTGGGTTTATATGATTGCAGTAGGTTTCAATGCGGCAGCAAG tgTGAGAGTAAGCAATGAGCTTGGGGCCAAGCATCCGAAATCATCGGCATTTGCAGTGGTGGTAGTAACTTCAAGCTCATTTTTAATCGCTTTGTTTTTGGCTGTACTGGTGATTATATTCCGCCATAGCATCAGCTATATCTTCACCAGCGGCTCCACCGTTTCGAATGCCGTCGCTGAACTCTCTCCCTACCTTGCTTTCTCCATCATTCTCAATGGTATTCAGCCTGTATTATCAG GAGTTGCCGTCGGATGTGGATGGCAAGCATTTGTCGCTTATGTTAACGTGGGTTGCTACTATGTAATTGGCATCCCATTGGGTTGCCTTCTCGGCTTCAAATTCGACTTTGGTGCTAAG GGAATATGGTCAGGGATGATTGGAGGAACCCTCATTCAAACTCTCATCTTAATGTATGTCACATTTCGAACCGACTGGAACAAAGAG GTAGAGAAAACAAGGAGTCATTTGGAGAGGTGGGAAGACCCGAAGGAGCCCATTTTGACATAA
- the LOC123217973 gene encoding peroxisomal (S)-2-hydroxy-acid oxidase-like, with protein MEITNVMEYEAIVKQKLPKIIYDYYASGAEDQWTLKENRNAFSRILFRPRILIDVSKIDMTTTVLGFKISMPIMIAPTAMQKMAHPEGELATARVASAAGTIMTLSSWATSSVEEVASTGPGIRFFQLYVYKDRNVVRQLVRRAERAGFKAIALTVDTPRLGRREADIKNRFALPSHLTIKNFEGLDLGKIDKTNDSGLASYVAGQVDRSLNWKDVQWLQTITSLPIIVKGVITAEDAILAIQHGAAGILVSNHGARQLDYVPATIMALEEVVKAVKGRIPVFLDGGVRRGTDVFKALALGASGVFIGRPVVFSLAADGEAGVRKVLQMLHDEFELTMALSGCRSLKEITRNHIVTDWDVPRAISRL; from the exons ATGGAGATAACTAATGTAATGGAGTATGAGGCCATTGTCAAGCAGAAATTGCCAAAGATAATTTATGACTACTATGCATCAGGTGCAGAGGACCAGTGGACTCTTAAGGAAAACCGGAATGCATTCTCTAGGATTTT gTTTCGACCACGCATTCTTATTGATGTAAGCAAGATCGACATGACAACAACTGTGTTGGGGTTTAAGATTTCAATGCCCATCATGATTGCTCCTACAGCTATGCAGAAAATGGCCCATCCTGAA G GAGAGTTAGCAACTGCAAGAGTAGCCTCTGCAGCTGGCACAATTATG ACACTTTCCTCATGGGCTACATCCAGTGTTGAGGAGGTTGCTTCAACGGGACCTGGCATTCGTTTTTTCCAACTCTAC GTGTACAAAGACAGGAATGTGGTTAGACAACTAGTGAGAAGAGCTGAAAGGGCTGGTTTCAAGGCAATTGCCCTTACTGTGGATACTCCAAGGCTTGGCCGTCGGGAAGCGGATATCAAGAACAG ATTTGCTTTGCCTTCACATCTGACCATAAAAAACTTTGAGGGCTTGGATCTTGGCAAGATAGATAAG ACTAATGACTCTGGATTAGCTTCATATGTTGCTGGCCAAGTTGATCGATCTCTTAACTGGAAG GATGTCCAGTGGCTTCAAACAATCACATCATTGCCAATTATAGTAAAGGGCGTTATTACCGCTGAGGATG CAATTCTAGCTATACAACATGGAGCTGCAGGAATCCTTGTTTCTAATCATGGAGCTCGCCAGCTAGATTATGTTCCTGCAACTATAATGGCTCTGGAAGAG GTCGTTAAAGCTGTAAAAGGTCGAATTCCTGTTTTTCTTGATGGTGGAGTCCGGCGTGGAACAGATGTTTTCAAGGCTTTGGCTCTAGGAGCATCTGGGGTTTTT ATTGGAAGGCCAGTAGTGTTCTCATTAGCTGCTGATGGTGAGGCTGGTGTTAGGAAAGTACTTCAGATGCTTCATGACGAGTTTGAGCTAACCATGGCACTAAGTGGCTGTCGTTCACTCAAGGAGATTACTCGTAACCACATTGTGACTGATTGGGACGTACCTCGTGCTATATCCAGGTTATAA